The Salvia miltiorrhiza cultivar Shanhuang (shh) chromosome 1, IMPLAD_Smil_shh, whole genome shotgun sequence genome has a window encoding:
- the LOC131015479 gene encoding ethylene-responsive transcription factor 1A-like — translation MTFESDTAFLDTISRNLPDDSRIFSCDDSSIHDMLLMYGVFGGVGSMGWPAAVKPEPEPQVAAPPRGAHYRGVRQRPWGKFAAEIRDPSKNGARVWLGTYETAEDAALAYDQAAYAMRGSRALLNFPLRINSGEPAPVRITSKRSAASPDRSSSSDSGSSRKRKAAAPHPGLKKGRLEVGLQ, via the coding sequence ATGACGTTCGAAAGTGATACAGCATTTCTCGACACAATCAGCAGAAATCTGCCCGATGACTCTCGAATATTCTCCTGCGACGACAGCAGCATCCACGACATGCTATTAATGTACGGCGTTTTCGGCGGCGTCGGCAGCATGGGATGGCCCGCAGCCGTGAAGCCGGAGCCCGAACCTCAAGTGGCGGCGCCTCCACGAGGGGCTCATTACAGAGGGGTGCGACAGCGGCCGTGGGGGAAGTTCGCGGCGGAGATACGGGACCCGTCCAAGAACGGGGCCCGCGTGTGGCTGGGGACGTACGAGACGGCGGAGGACGCGGCGCTGGCGTATGACCAAGCCGCCTACGCCATGCGCGGCTCACGGGCGCTGCTCAACTTCCCGTTGAGGATAAACTCCGGGGAGCCGGCGCCCGTGAGGATTACGTCCAAGAGGTCCGCCGCTTCCCCTGATCGCTCCTCGTCTTCCGACAGCGGATCGTCGCGGAAGAGGAAGGCGGCGGCGCCCCATCCTGGGCTCAAAAAGGGCCGACTTGAAGTCGGCTTACAGTAA